Proteins from a single region of Pyrus communis chromosome 6, drPyrComm1.1, whole genome shotgun sequence:
- the LOC137738339 gene encoding peptidyl-prolyl cis-trans isomerase FKBP17-1, chloroplastic, with protein sequence MILKCFAPLQCFHVPHHPTVRLVHPNVTSPTPSSLITTRRGALSTTLISTTLFTLTPPSKSATRTEFSELPNSGGVKALDLRLGDGQVPADGDQVSVHYYGRLAAKQGWRFDSTYDHKDENGEPIPFVFVIGSGKVISGIETAVKSMKVGGVRRVVIPPSQGYLSTSQEPIPPNFFDRQRLFTTIFNPTRLANGEGSTLGTLVFDIELVSLRHQ encoded by the exons ATGATTCTCAAGTGCTTCGCGCCACTACAATGCTTCCATGTTCCCCACCATCCAACCGTTCGTTTAGTTCATCCCAACGTCACCTCTCCAACCCCATCCTCGTTAATCACAACTAGAAGGGGAGCATTATCCACTACTTTAATCTCCACCACATTATTCACGCTGACACCTCCTTCAAAGTCCGCCACCAGAACCGAATTCTCAGAGCTTCCAAACTCCGGCGGGGTCAAGGCTCTGGACCTTCGCCTTGGTGATGGTCAAGTACCCGCCGATGGCGACCAG GTTTCTGTTCATTACTATGGAAGATTGGCAGCAAAACAAGGATGGCGATTTGATTCGACATATGATCATAAAGATGAAAATGGTGAACCGATTCCTTTTGTGTTCGTGATTGGGTCCGGCAAA GTCATTTCAGGGATTGAAACAGCAGTTAAATCTATGAAGGTGGGTGGTGTTCGTCGGGTTGTTATACCGCCATCCCAAGGGTATCTGAGCACGTCACAAGAACCTATACCACCTAAT TTTTTTGACAGACAGAGACTGTTTACAACCATTTTTAATCCAACTCGTCTTGCTAATGGAGAAGGATCAACATTGGGGACTCTCGTGTTCGATATTGAGTTAGTCAGCCTGAGGCATCAGTGA